A genome region from Procambarus clarkii isolate CNS0578487 chromosome 78, FALCON_Pclarkii_2.0, whole genome shotgun sequence includes the following:
- the LOC123746064 gene encoding protein bric-a-brac 1 isoform X4, which produces MCCLREMRMAAMNDEILSLKWNNHRTTFLHVLSNVRLKESYSDATITCEGKFYPIHKLVVSSCSDYFDKIFQATQCKHPVIVMKDIRHDDMEALLNYMYLGEVKVLQRDLPGLLRAAECLKIKGLAVPDEAPKTEKCEMPATEGDPGPPRKRSKLDECIDTSSLPELAINEPEHTDYSNQENGESIDIPVQPFADTLNIVKEEVKFENEFNEDNTLNKGLIVAEDQIYGPAGIVSAHSQVTQEPLRPWGQLETSLQNSPSFPVSLANSVPDLNMQRECCSLQSASICGQGNIPYILLEEPGPVIQEILE; this is translated from the exons atgtgctgccttCGTGagatgag GATGGCAGCAATGAATGATGAAATACTGTCACTCAAGTGGAATAATCACCGTACAACATTTCTCCATGTACTCTCCAATGTCAGACTAAAG gAATCGTATTCGGATGCAACAATCACATGTGAAGGAAAGTTCTACCCAATTCACAAGTTAGTCGTGTCATCATGTAGTGATTATTTTGATAAAATATTTCAAGCAACACAGTGCAAGCATCCTGTTATTGTCATGAAGGACATCAGACATGATGATATGGAGGCTCTGTTGAACTACATGTACCTTGGTGAAGTGAAG GTGTTACAGAGGGACTTACCAGGATTATTAAGAGCTGCTGAGTGCCTTAAAATAAAAGGTCTAGCAGTACCGGATGAAGCACCAAAAACCGAGAAATGTGAAATGCCTGCCACAGAAGGTGATCCTGGCCCACCAAGAAAACGTTCAAAATTAGATGAATGTATAGATACTTCATCATTGCCAGAATTGGCTATAAATGAACCTGAACATACAGATTACTCGAATCAAGAAAATGGTGAATCCATAGATATACCG GTTCAACCTTTTGCAGACACTCTGAATATTGTGAAAGAAGAAGTAAAGTTTGAAAATGAGTTTAATGAAGACAATACTCTTAATAAGGGTTTAATTGTGGCAGAAGACCAAATATATGGTCCAGCAGGAATTGTATCTGCCCATTCACAAGTAACACAG GAACCCTTACGACCTTGGGGTCAACTTGAAACCAGTCTCCAGAATAGTCCAAGTTTTCCAGTTAGTTTGGCAAACTCTGTCCCTGATCTTAATATG caAAGAGAGTGCTGTTCCTTGCAATCTGCCAGCATCTGTGGGCAGGGCAACATCCCCTACATTCTACTTGAGGAACCAGG
- the LOC123746064 gene encoding protein bric-a-brac 1 isoform X3 has translation MCCLREMRMAAMNDEILSLKWNNHRTTFLHVLSNVRLKESYSDATITCEGKFYPIHKLVVSSCSDYFDKIFQATQCKHPVIVMKDIRHDDMEALLNYMYLGEVKVLQRDLPGLLRAAECLKIKGLAVPDEAPKTEKCEMPATEGDPGPPRKRSKLDECIDTSSLPELAINEPEHTDYSNQENGESIDIPVQPFADTLNIVKEEVKFENEFNEDNTLNKGLIVAEDQIYGPAGIVSAHSQVTQEPLRPWGQLETSLQNSPSFPVSLANSVPDLNMQRECCSLQSASICGQGNIPYILLEEPGSVLVSNRRL, from the exons atgtgctgccttCGTGagatgag GATGGCAGCAATGAATGATGAAATACTGTCACTCAAGTGGAATAATCACCGTACAACATTTCTCCATGTACTCTCCAATGTCAGACTAAAG gAATCGTATTCGGATGCAACAATCACATGTGAAGGAAAGTTCTACCCAATTCACAAGTTAGTCGTGTCATCATGTAGTGATTATTTTGATAAAATATTTCAAGCAACACAGTGCAAGCATCCTGTTATTGTCATGAAGGACATCAGACATGATGATATGGAGGCTCTGTTGAACTACATGTACCTTGGTGAAGTGAAG GTGTTACAGAGGGACTTACCAGGATTATTAAGAGCTGCTGAGTGCCTTAAAATAAAAGGTCTAGCAGTACCGGATGAAGCACCAAAAACCGAGAAATGTGAAATGCCTGCCACAGAAGGTGATCCTGGCCCACCAAGAAAACGTTCAAAATTAGATGAATGTATAGATACTTCATCATTGCCAGAATTGGCTATAAATGAACCTGAACATACAGATTACTCGAATCAAGAAAATGGTGAATCCATAGATATACCG GTTCAACCTTTTGCAGACACTCTGAATATTGTGAAAGAAGAAGTAAAGTTTGAAAATGAGTTTAATGAAGACAATACTCTTAATAAGGGTTTAATTGTGGCAGAAGACCAAATATATGGTCCAGCAGGAATTGTATCTGCCCATTCACAAGTAACACAG GAACCCTTACGACCTTGGGGTCAACTTGAAACCAGTCTCCAGAATAGTCCAAGTTTTCCAGTTAGTTTGGCAAACTCTGTCCCTGATCTTAATATG caAAGAGAGTGCTGTTCCTTGCAATCTGCCAGCATCTGTGGGCAGGGCAACATCCCCTACATTCTACTTGAGGAACCAGGGTCTGTACTAGTCTCTAATAGACGCTTGTGA